The nucleotide sequence atGTCAACCATTGGAtgtacttgaaattttttgaaaatcatggtattatcatactctctcaacacTACATTCTTTTTACATTCCATCATCATTCTCTCTCCCCCTCCATGTTTCTTTCTGATTACCCGCCCACCACCGCCACCAACAGCAGCCTTTCATGGTTTTTTAACTCATCCTTTCTCTGTCAAACACGCTGATCTTCAACAGATTTCTCTATCAACTGTTGACACCGATATTCTTCTTCCATGTATTTGGAcccaaaatgaaaagaaaaaaaataacaatcaatTGTTAGATCTGTTTTCTGCAAAGCATTCACATTCTTCTCTTTCTCCGTCATTATAATTGCTGAAAGCTTAAAATCGTTGAGAGGAACAAAGGGGTGAACTGAACAATATttggatataataataataataataataataataataataataatcaatatttattcTAAGATCTAAAGAACTATGAGTTCCTTCATCACCTTGACCATACTGTTCTTCCTTCTCAAATTCACCCTCTTGAATTGTAGGAAGATATCCCATTAGAGTATAAacatgtgtttgtttttgttgtgtttagAAATTATTTTGGGTAATAAGCATCCAAATCTAGTGATGTTTGTTAATGTGATGTAACATTGTTACAATGCGGTGGTACCACGGTAgagagagataaagaaaacgcagagagagaaaaacaaagggGTGAACTGAAcaacaaatttgaaaaaatatggtGTAAAACATCCATAATAGTTAAGATGGACCTTCATAATCTAATGGTTACCAtccattttacaaaaaaaaaaaaaaaataaaaaaaaaatttaagtctCCTAAAGAGATCTCCTACCGTAGCCTTTGCCAATATTCAATTATGCATTCCACACCAAAAGTTGTCCCTTTTCTTTGCTACTGCTAAAGCAATCACTAAAGAAGCAATTCCCTTTAATTTGCTTTTTGTTAAAGTGTGTTGTAGACAAGCAGATATGATCTGCTATATTAGTGTGACTAAAGAACTAGTAGTAGTACTATATAAAAGCATTAAAGAAAATGAACCATACAACTTGTCTTATTTTCACTAAATTAATGCTCATTCATTATGTGCTAACAACTTTCGTTCCTCAGTAATAAATACTACATTTATTTCCTGCAAGGTTTACACGGGACCAGTCTGTTCTGGACTACAACATGTGCATGTATACATAAAGCAGGAACCAATAAACCATTATTTTCTAACATAGtaacattttaaatatttagttAGCATATCTCAGTATCATACAATCATATCACAGtaaatgtatatgaaaaattTCAATGGAAGATTACACTATGCATAGTGAAAAAAAAGATGAGTATAGTGCAAGTTCAACACAAATAATTGAGTAGGTGGAGGAATAATTGACCACTTGGCACTTGGGGAATCCAAATTAACTCAGCGGTGCTCAGATTTATTACATGCATTCTGTGAATGTGGGGACCCTTCATCAGAGATTTGTTTACATGCAATGCAGGAAggcctaaataaataaatccattTAAGAATTTGTTGTCCTTAGTTGTAATATTATGTTCATCTTTTGATAGTAGCGTTTGTTCAGATTTTCCGTAGCCCAATGTTGTGGTGAATGGTGATGTGAGTGGTTAGTGCTTATATAAAGAGAAAGCATTTACTAGGTATAACCAACCAACCAAGGTTAATCTAGTTAGTAAGGTTAGGTTTTGTACCACTCATTGTTAGGAAGTGCAAGTAGACTATGAATGAGATAAATGTTGGATATATCAAAGAGATGACATATATATTTAGTCCTTAAAGTTTTTGATCGACATGATTGGACGACATGCATGTTGTGTTCAATCTCTTGATAGTCTTAAATAATTGACCCGTTGTTGTTCGCCAATACACATACTCCCTTAGGTCTTAATCATCTTTGAAAGTGGTTTTTTAACCTTGGAAATTGTCCTCACCCTAGTAAACTTTTGCAACCCAGCTCCCTTAAATTTtcatattagttaaaaaaaaaggaatctATCTCAAAGTGAAGAAAAGTAAATTGAGTTGAGTCCTCAATCAATAGACCTTTAGCTTTTTAACATTATCATGTCCTATATTAAAATTTTTACTAGTACAAAAGTTAGTattgaatcaaattttgagtATACAATTGAATGactgtttgataaaaaaaggaaatattgaGGCCCTTTAACAAACATGAACCAACTTATTGTTAGAATAGCATAACACAATAAAAGTAGAGTCAGAGAACCATACCCATATTAACTTCAATCACCAACCTCTATAGGTAGCTCTTTTAATTCACCCTTCAATTTACCAATTCAACAAGAATCAACCGTTCACCTTTATATTTCCATTGCACTGCTGGCACACTAAATATCACTCACTCACTACTATCCTCTCTCTTAAGTCTTAAATATATCTATCTCACTTAGAATAGAGCATAAAcccttataattaaattttcttctcctaTCCATTTCATTTTATAACCAATGCTTCAAAAATCATAGTCTCCATCTTCCCTTGCTTGTATACATGGCTAAGTATCAAATCACTCTAATTGAAAAAATGAGTTGCATTTTAACAACCTGTTTCCTCTTGAGTATAGTCTTATCTACACATGctgaatttgtcaaaaaaacttaCATCATTCATATGGATCAATCAGCAAAACCAGACATCTTTTCCAGCCACCAAGAGTGGTATTCATCAAAAGTGAAATCAGTACTGTCTAAATCAGTAGAAGCTGAAATAGATAGCAgtgaagaagagagaatcaTTTACAGTTACAACACTGCTTTTCATGGAATGGCTGCTAAATTAAGCACAGAAGAAGCTAAAAAGCTAGAATCTGAAGCTGGTGTTGTAGCCATATTCCCTGATACAAAGTACCAACTACACACAACAAGAAGTCCATATTTTCTTGGTCTTGAACCAATTCAAAACACCAACAGAAGCTGGTCAGAAAAACTAGCTAACCATGATGTTATAGTTGGAGTCCTAGACACTGGTATTTGGCCTGAGAGTGAGAGTTTCATTGATACAGGACTGAAACCAGTACCTTCTCACTGGAAAGGTGCATGTGAAACTGGTAGAGGATTCAGAAAACATCATTGCAATAAGAAGATTGTAGGTGCAAGAATATTCTACCATGGATATGAAGCAGCAACAGGTAGGATTGATGAGCAAGCAGATTATAAATCACCAAGAGATCAAGATGGTCATGGAACTCACACTGCAGCTACTGTTGCCGGATCTCCGGTGCATGGTGCTAATCTTCTTGGTTATGCTTATGGAACAGCAAGAGGAATGGCACCAGGTAttactaaaatattttgtttattaataACTAATATAAGAGATTCTCTTTATACACATGagttcatatgaaaatgaagaagatgacaAGAATAACTAACTTACAAACTCTTAACTAACTATTAGCTAAATTTATCTCTAATTTCCCATGCAAGCTGGAAGATATGTTTAGTACAATTCCAGAttggaaaatttaaaaaagaatatgaaCATAGTTTTACCACCATACAAGGCAGAAGCTAAAAAAAATGCTTAACCATACATCCTATTATTTTTATGGACAGAAGATAAAATATCAGTGAGACtagaaagaatgaaaaaagCTTAACCATCTATTATATTTATGGACATAAGCTAAAATGTCAGTGAAGcttgaaataatgaaaattgtttaacCATCCATTATATTTATGTATAGGTGCAAGAATTGCAGCATACAAAGTGTGTTGGACTGGTGGATGTTTCAGCTCAGATATTCTATCAGCTGTTGATACAGCTGTAGCTGATGGAGTCGATGTTCTATCCATCTCTTTAGGTGGTGGAGTCTCATCTTACTCCCATGATAGTTTATCTGTAGCTTCATTTGGAGCAATGGAAAGGGGTGTTTTTGTTTCATGTTCAGCTGGAAATTCAGGACCCGACCCTGTCAGTCTCACAAATGTTTCGCCATGGATCACCACGGTTGGAGCTAGCACAATGGATAGAGATTTTCCTGCAGATGTTAGCCTtggaaatggaagaaaattCTCAGGAGCATCAATCTATAAAGGAAAATCCGTGCTCTCGGTTAGAAAACAATACCCTTTGGTTTACATGGGAAGCAACTCAAGCAGTCCTGATCCAAGATCTTTGTGTTTGGAAGGTACTTTGGATAGTCGAACTGTCACAGGAAAGATTGTGATTTGTGATAGAGGAATTAGTCCAAGAGTGCAAAAGGGGCAGGTAGTGAAAAATGCAGGAGGTGTAGGAATGATTCTCACAAAC is from Medicago truncatula cultivar Jemalong A17 chromosome 1, MtrunA17r5.0-ANR, whole genome shotgun sequence and encodes:
- the LOC11415124 gene encoding subtilisin-like protease SBT1.3, translated to MAKYQITLIEKMSCILTTCFLLSIVLSTHAEFVKKTYIIHMDQSAKPDIFSSHQEWYSSKVKSVLSKSVEAEIDSSEEERIIYSYNTAFHGMAAKLSTEEAKKLESEAGVVAIFPDTKYQLHTTRSPYFLGLEPIQNTNRSWSEKLANHDVIVGVLDTGIWPESESFIDTGLKPVPSHWKGACETGRGFRKHHCNKKIVGARIFYHGYEAATGRIDEQADYKSPRDQDGHGTHTAATVAGSPVHGANLLGYAYGTARGMAPGARIAAYKVCWTGGCFSSDILSAVDTAVADGVDVLSISLGGGVSSYSHDSLSVASFGAMERGVFVSCSAGNSGPDPVSLTNVSPWITTVGASTMDRDFPADVSLGNGRKFSGASIYKGKSVLSVRKQYPLVYMGSNSSSPDPRSLCLEGTLDSRTVTGKIVICDRGISPRVQKGQVVKNAGGVGMILTNTAANGEELVADCHLLPAVAVGEKEGKDIKQYVLTTKKATATLAFHNTRLGIRPSPIVAAFSSRGPSLLTLEILKPDIVAPGVNILAAWSGLTGPSSLPIDHRRVKFNILSGTSMSCPHVSGIAAMIKAKHPEWSPAAIKSAIMTTAYVHDNTIKPLRDASSAEFSTPYDHGAGHINPRKALDPGLLYDIEPQDYFEFLCTKKLSPSELVVFSKNSNRNCKHTLASASDLNYPAISVVIPAKPTNFASTIHRTVTNVGPAVSKYHVIVTPFKGAVVKVEPDTLNFTRKYQKLSYKISFKVTSRQSEPEFGGLVWKDRLHKVRSPIVITYMPPM